One Erythrobacter aureus DNA segment encodes these proteins:
- a CDS encoding GIY-YIG nuclease family protein, translating into MKDGWLYIVASKRNGTLYLGVTSDLATRIWQHRIGAVEGFTKKYGCKHLVWCEHFENLHDAREREWQMKKWKRAWKIELIEKENPEWRDLWHDINR; encoded by the coding sequence GTGAAGGACGGATGGCTATACATCGTCGCCAGCAAGCGGAATGGCACGCTCTATCTCGGCGTAACGAGCGATTTGGCGACGCGTATCTGGCAGCACCGGATCGGTGCTGTAGAGGGCTTCACGAAGAAATATGGATGCAAACACCTCGTTTGGTGCGAGCATTTCGAAAACCTGCACGATGCGCGCGAGCGCGAATGGCAGATGAAGAAATGGAAGCGCGCCTGGAAGATCGAGCTCATCGAAAAGGAAAATCCGGAATGGCGCGATCTTTGGCACGATATCAACCGGTGA
- the odhB gene encoding 2-oxoglutarate dehydrogenase complex dihydrolipoyllysine-residue succinyltransferase: MATEVKVPTLGESVTEATVGELLKNVGDAVAADEPIISLETDKVAVEAPSPVAGVITEFKVAVGDTVEVDSVIAVIEEGAAAAKSSGGEAPKAEVADAGVEKAAPAQAKAATGGDAAQTLSPAVRRAVLEHGVDPSTIKGTGKDGRLTKEDVIAAAKNKGASGDAAPAPAAAPASTGGERREERVKMTRMRQTIAKRLKGAQDNAALLTTFNDVDMSAVIEARGKYKDMFAKKHDIRLGFMGFFAKAACLALKDVPAVNAYIEGDEIVYHDYVDISVAVSAPNGLVVPVIRDAQDKGFARIEKDIADFGKRAKEGTLTMEDMKGGTFTISNGGVFGSLMSTPIINPPQSAVLGLHRIEDRPVVVNGEIVIRPMMYIALSYDHRLIDGREAVTALKIIKEAIEDPTRMLIDL, from the coding sequence ATGGCCACCGAAGTCAAAGTCCCCACGCTGGGTGAATCGGTCACCGAAGCAACTGTCGGCGAACTGCTCAAGAATGTCGGCGACGCGGTCGCGGCGGACGAGCCGATCATCAGCCTCGAGACCGACAAGGTCGCGGTGGAGGCCCCCTCCCCCGTTGCCGGTGTCATCACCGAGTTCAAAGTGGCCGTGGGTGACACGGTCGAGGTCGATTCGGTCATCGCCGTGATCGAGGAAGGTGCGGCTGCGGCGAAGTCCTCCGGCGGCGAAGCCCCTAAAGCCGAGGTAGCCGACGCGGGCGTCGAGAAGGCCGCTCCGGCGCAGGCCAAGGCCGCAACCGGCGGCGATGCCGCACAGACGCTGTCGCCTGCCGTGCGCCGTGCCGTTCTGGAGCACGGGGTCGATCCCTCGACCATCAAGGGCACCGGCAAGGACGGCCGCCTGACCAAGGAAGACGTCATCGCCGCAGCGAAGAATAAGGGCGCTTCGGGTGACGCCGCTCCCGCTCCTGCCGCAGCCCCGGCCTCGACCGGCGGCGAGCGCCGCGAGGAACGCGTCAAGATGACGCGCATGCGCCAGACGATCGCCAAGCGATTGAAGGGCGCGCAGGACAATGCGGCGCTGCTGACGACGTTCAACGATGTCGACATGTCGGCGGTCATCGAAGCACGCGGCAAGTACAAGGACATGTTCGCCAAGAAGCACGACATTCGCCTCGGCTTCATGGGCTTCTTCGCCAAGGCCGCCTGCCTTGCGCTGAAGGACGTGCCCGCGGTCAACGCCTATATCGAGGGCGACGAGATCGTCTATCACGACTATGTCGACATCTCGGTTGCCGTGTCGGCGCCCAACGGCCTCGTGGTCCCCGTCATTCGCGACGCGCAGGACAAGGGTTTTGCCCGCATCGAGAAGGACATCGCCGATTTCGGGAAGCGCGCCAAGGAAGGCACGCTGACGATGGAAGACATGAAGGGCGGCACCTTCACCATCTCCAATGGCGGCGTGTTCGGATCGCTGATGTCGACCCCGATCATCAACCCGCCGCAAAGCGCTGTCCTCGGCCTCCACCGGATCGAGGACCGTCCGGTAGTGGTGAACGGCGAGATCGTCATCCGCCCGATGATGTATATCGCCCTGTCCTACGACCACCGCCTGATCGACGGCCGCGAGGCCGTGACCGCACTGAAAATCATCAAGGAAGCGATCGAAGATCCGACCCGAATGCTGATCGATTTGTAA
- the lpdA gene encoding dihydrolipoyl dehydrogenase: MADQNYDYDVLVIGAGPGGYVAAIRAAQLGLKTACAESRETLGGTCLNVGCIPSKAMLHASEFYDAAANGAMAAMGIETSPKLNLDTMHAQRRDAVKGLTGGIEFLFKKNKVDWKKGHATFQDAHTVKVGDETVTAKNIIIATGSSVTPLPGVEVDNDKHVVVDSTGALELPKVPKKMVVIGGGVIGLELGSVWNRLGAEVIVVEFLDKLLPGMDDDVRKEAAKIFKKQGMELRLSTKVTGCTVKGKKATLTLEPSAGGDEETLEADCVLVSIGRRPNTEGLGLDTIGLEVNKRGQIETDHDFRTAVDGVWAIGDVVPGPMLAHKAEDEGIACAENIAGQTGIVNHDVIPGVVYTWPEFAGVGLTQEEAIEKMGGDKTKVKIGKFPMMANSRAKTNHEPDGFVKIIAEAESDRVLGVWAIASVAGTMIAQAAQAMEFGATSEDIAYTCHAHPTHSEAIKEAAMAVQGKPIHI; this comes from the coding sequence ATGGCTGACCAGAATTACGACTACGACGTCCTCGTCATCGGCGCTGGCCCGGGTGGCTATGTCGCTGCGATCCGCGCTGCGCAGCTGGGGCTGAAGACCGCCTGCGCCGAAAGCCGCGAGACGCTGGGCGGGACCTGCCTCAATGTCGGCTGCATTCCGTCGAAGGCGATGCTGCATGCAAGCGAGTTCTACGACGCTGCCGCCAATGGCGCGATGGCCGCGATGGGCATCGAAACCAGCCCGAAGCTTAATCTCGACACCATGCACGCCCAGCGCCGCGATGCGGTGAAGGGCCTTACCGGCGGCATCGAGTTCCTGTTCAAGAAGAACAAGGTCGACTGGAAGAAGGGCCACGCCACCTTCCAGGACGCGCATACGGTCAAGGTCGGTGACGAGACGGTTACGGCGAAGAATATCATCATCGCTACCGGCTCCTCGGTCACCCCGCTGCCGGGTGTCGAGGTCGATAACGACAAGCATGTGGTGGTCGATTCCACCGGTGCGCTCGAACTACCCAAGGTGCCCAAGAAAATGGTCGTCATCGGTGGCGGCGTGATCGGGCTCGAACTCGGCTCGGTCTGGAACCGGCTCGGCGCCGAGGTTATCGTGGTCGAATTCCTCGACAAGCTGCTGCCCGGCATGGACGACGACGTGCGCAAGGAAGCAGCCAAGATCTTCAAGAAGCAGGGCATGGAACTGCGCCTGTCGACCAAGGTCACCGGCTGCACCGTCAAGGGCAAAAAGGCGACGCTGACGCTCGAACCTTCCGCTGGCGGCGATGAAGAAACGCTCGAGGCCGATTGCGTGCTCGTCTCGATCGGCCGCCGTCCGAACACCGAAGGTCTCGGTCTCGACACCATCGGGCTTGAGGTCAACAAACGCGGCCAGATCGAAACCGATCACGATTTCCGCACCGCGGTCGACGGTGTGTGGGCCATTGGCGACGTGGTGCCCGGCCCCATGCTCGCCCACAAGGCCGAAGATGAAGGCATTGCCTGCGCGGAGAACATCGCGGGCCAGACCGGCATCGTGAACCACGATGTCATCCCCGGCGTGGTGTATACCTGGCCCGAATTCGCCGGTGTCGGCCTGACGCAGGAAGAAGCCATCGAGAAAATGGGCGGCGACAAGACCAAGGTGAAAATCGGCAAATTCCCTATGATGGCCAACAGCCGCGCCAAGACCAATCACGAGCCCGACGGCTTCGTGAAGATCATCGCCGAGGCAGAAAGCGACCGCGTGCTGGGCGTCTGGGCCATCGCCAGCGTGGCCGGCACGATGATCGCACAGGCCGCGCAGGCGATGGAGTTCGGCGCGACCAGCGAAGACATAGCCTACACCTGCCACGCCCACCCGACGCATTCCGAAGCAATCAAGGAAGCGGCGATGGCGGTCCAGGGCAAACCGATCCACATCTGA